In Sulfitobacter sp. OXR-159, one DNA window encodes the following:
- a CDS encoding AI-2E family transporter: MALPIRDQLKYWGIAAAVFMVALWFMGDVLLPFLLGGAIAYFLDPVADRLERLGLSRVMATALITVAALLIFVLMALLVIPTLVNQTVNLIETAPKVTRNFTDFITDRFPSLLDDDSTLRTSLTTLGTTIQERGGELFQTALASFASLINILLLFVIVPVVAVYLLLDWDRMVAAIDRLLPRDHAPTIRQLAREIDATLASFVRGMGTVCLILGTYYAVALMLVGLQFGLVVGFVAGLVTFIPYLGALIGGALAIGLALFQFWGDWVSIGLVAGIFVLGQIVEGNLLTPKLVGNSVGLHPVWLLLALSVFGTLFGFVGLLVAVPVAAAIGVIARFATARYRESVLYMGREPETTVDEDIR, translated from the coding sequence GGTTCATGGGCGACGTGCTGCTGCCCTTCCTGCTGGGCGGGGCGATTGCCTATTTCCTCGATCCGGTGGCCGACCGGCTGGAGCGACTGGGGCTGAGCCGTGTGATGGCCACGGCGCTGATCACCGTGGCGGCTCTTTTGATCTTCGTGCTGATGGCGCTTTTGGTCATCCCGACGCTGGTGAACCAAACCGTCAACCTGATCGAGACCGCGCCCAAGGTCACTCGCAATTTCACCGATTTCATCACCGACCGTTTCCCCTCGCTGTTGGACGACGATTCGACGCTGCGCACCTCGCTGACCACCTTGGGCACGACGATCCAAGAACGCGGTGGTGAGCTGTTTCAAACCGCACTGGCCTCCTTTGCCTCGCTGATCAACATCCTGCTCTTGTTCGTCATCGTCCCCGTGGTCGCCGTCTATCTGCTGCTCGACTGGGACCGCATGGTTGCCGCCATTGACCGGCTGCTGCCGCGCGACCATGCGCCGACGATCCGGCAATTGGCGCGGGAGATCGATGCGACACTCGCCTCCTTCGTACGCGGCATGGGCACGGTCTGCCTGATCCTTGGCACCTATTACGCCGTGGCGCTGATGCTGGTGGGGCTGCAGTTCGGCCTCGTCGTCGGTTTCGTGGCCGGTTTGGTTACTTTCATCCCCTACCTCGGCGCATTGATCGGTGGGGCGCTGGCGATCGGGCTGGCGCTGTTCCAATTCTGGGGCGACTGGGTGTCGATCGGGCTGGTCGCGGGAATCTTTGTGCTGGGCCAGATCGTCGAGGGCAATCTGCTAACGCCGAAGCTGGTCGGCAACTCCGTCGGGCTGCATCCGGTCTGGCTGCTGCTGGCGCTGTCGGTCTTTGGCACACTCTTTGGCTTCGTCGGGCTGCTGGTCGCGGTGCCCGTGGCCGCCGCCATCGGGGTGATCGCGCGTTTCGCTACGGCGCGGTACCGTGAAAGCGTGCTGTACATGGGCCGTGAGCCTGAAACGACGGTCGACGAGGACATCCGCTGA